A region of the Mus musculus strain C57BL/6J chromosome X, GRCm38.p6 C57BL/6J genome:
ccTCTGATAGTTCCACACGTTTCGCAAAGAGGTCTATAAACTTACGGGGTTTTCACCAAGCCATAGACATAAATGTGAATATCATCATCAAACTTAATGAAGTAGACAGATGGCTTGGCTACCACCTGATGAATAAAGATCCCAGTTCTCTTGGACCCGTCGTCTTTGGCGTGTTCCACCTGCTTGCCCACAAGGCTGTCGAGCACCTCCCCAGGCTCCTGTTCAGCTGCAGGGAAGTAGTAGTTGGAATCTGGAATGATACGCAGGTCACCATCTTTGTAGTCGTCCAGCAGGGTGTACATATAGAGGACCGGATCTTTCTCGTAGGTGATGTAAAACCAAGTATCCATGATGGGGGCTCGCGCCAACACCATACCCTTCCACTCATCTTTCTTGCCATGCTCACCTTCGAACACAT
Encoded here:
- the Spin4 gene encoding spindlin-4, translated to MSPPTVPPTGVDGVSAYLMKKRHTHKKQRRKPTFLTHRNIVGCRIQHGWKEGNEPVEQWKGTVLEQVSVKPTLYIIKYDGKDSVYGLELHRDKRVLALEILPERVPSPRIDSRLADSLVGKAVGHVFEGEHGKKDEWKGMVLARAPIMDTWFYITYEKDPVLYMYTLLDDYKDGDLRIIPDSNYYFPAAEQEPGEVLDSLVGKQVEHAKDDGSKRTGIFIHQVVAKPSVYFIKFDDDIHIYVYGLVKTP